A window of Rhodopirellula halodulae contains these coding sequences:
- a CDS encoding DUF3565 domain-containing protein, with protein MRQAITGFHLDEEGHFVAQLACGHHQHVRHDPPWMNRSWVTTDSGRRSMLGHPLECVKCEENSPCDPARLSLTETQEQLGRETD; from the coding sequence ATGCGTCAAGCGATCACGGGTTTCCATTTGGATGAGGAAGGGCACTTTGTCGCGCAGCTAGCCTGCGGGCATCATCAGCATGTTCGGCATGACCCGCCGTGGATGAATCGATCGTGGGTCACCACGGACTCGGGGAGGCGATCGATGCTGGGGCACCCGCTGGAATGCGTGAAGTGCGAGGAAAACTCACCCTGCGATCCCGCGCGGTTGAGCCTCACAGAAACGCAAGAA